Proteins encoded within one genomic window of Amycolatopsis sp. 2-15:
- a CDS encoding glutathione peroxidase: MSIRDIPLKTLSGDDTTLGALGGKALLVVNVASKCGLTPQYTGLERLQERYGDKGFSVVGFPCNQFAGQEPGTADEIQTFCSTTYGVTFPLFEKLEVNGDDRHPLYSTLTQTADAEGAAGDVQWNFEKFLIDSDGEVVGRFRPRTEPEDDTVVKAIEAVLPA, translated from the coding sequence ATGAGCATTCGCGATATCCCGCTGAAGACGCTCTCGGGTGATGACACCACCCTGGGCGCGCTCGGCGGCAAGGCGCTGCTGGTGGTCAACGTCGCCTCCAAGTGCGGCCTGACCCCGCAGTACACCGGCCTGGAGCGGCTGCAGGAACGCTACGGCGACAAGGGTTTCTCCGTCGTCGGGTTCCCGTGCAACCAGTTCGCCGGCCAGGAGCCCGGGACGGCCGACGAGATCCAGACGTTCTGCTCCACCACCTACGGCGTCACGTTCCCGCTGTTCGAGAAGCTCGAGGTGAACGGCGACGACCGTCACCCGCTGTACTCCACGCTCACCCAGACCGCTGACGCCGAGGGTGCAGCCGGCGACGTGCAGTGGAACTTCGAGAAGTTCCTGATCGACTCCGACGGTGAGGTCGTGGGCCGGTTCCGTCCGCGGACCGAGCCCGAGGACGACACCGTGGTGAAGGCGATCGAGGCCGTGCTGCCTGCCTGA
- a CDS encoding class I SAM-dependent methyltransferase, whose protein sequence is MTNAATRAEALHLTGERTVPGIPEENYWFRRHEAAYVALLPHCAGATVLEAGCGEGYGAGLIAKTARRVLALDYDVPTTEHVARRYPDVAVARANLAYLPLSGESVDVVANFQVIEHLWDQDGFLAECFRVLRPGGKMLVTTPNRLTFTPDSDTPLNPYHTRELAPSELDGLLRAAGFVVQSLHGLHHGERLRELERAYGGSIIDAQLEVVMGSLPGQAVWPAGLLTDVAAIGAEDFSVRGDDLDASLDLVAVAVRP, encoded by the coding sequence GTGACCAACGCAGCCACCCGGGCCGAGGCACTGCACCTCACCGGCGAACGGACCGTCCCCGGCATCCCCGAGGAGAATTACTGGTTCCGTCGCCACGAAGCCGCCTACGTCGCTCTGCTCCCCCACTGCGCCGGCGCGACGGTGCTGGAGGCGGGCTGCGGCGAGGGGTACGGCGCGGGGCTGATCGCGAAGACGGCGCGGCGCGTGCTGGCGCTGGACTACGACGTGCCGACGACGGAACACGTCGCGCGCCGGTACCCGGACGTCGCGGTGGCGCGCGCGAACCTCGCATATTTGCCGTTGAGCGGCGAATCCGTGGACGTGGTCGCGAACTTCCAGGTGATCGAGCACCTGTGGGACCAGGACGGGTTCCTCGCCGAATGCTTCCGCGTCCTGCGGCCGGGCGGGAAAATGCTGGTCACGACGCCGAACCGGCTGACGTTCACGCCCGACTCCGACACGCCGCTGAACCCCTACCACACCCGGGAGCTCGCACCGTCCGAATTGGACGGTCTGCTGCGCGCCGCCGGGTTCGTCGTCCAATCGCTACACGGGTTGCATCACGGGGAACGGCTGCGCGAGCTGGAACGCGCGTACGGCGGCTCGATCATCGACGCGCAGCTCGAGGTGGTGATGGGCTCGCTGCCCGGGCAGGCCGTGTGGCCGGCGGGGTTGCTCACCGACGTCGCGGCGATCGGGGCGGAGGACTTCTCCGTCCGCGGTGACGACCTGGACGCGAGCCTCGACCTGGTCGCGGTGGCGGTGCGCCCGTGA
- a CDS encoding electron transfer flavoprotein subunit beta/FixA family protein: MTNIVVLVKQVPDTYSERKLSGADNTLDRESADAVLDEINEKAVEEALKIKEAGEGEVTVISVGPDRATDAIRKALSMGADKAIHVSDEVLHGSDAIATAKVLAAAIRKVEGFDLIIAGNEASDGRGAAVPAIVAELLGLPQLTYVRQLTVEGTSVKADRETEDGITHLEANLPALVSVGEKINEPRYPSFKGIMAAKKKPVETFTVADLGIDAGEVGLANAWSTVLESSPKPPRTAGEKVEDEGDGGTKVAEYLVAQKLI; encoded by the coding sequence ATGACGAACATCGTTGTCCTGGTCAAGCAGGTACCGGACACCTACTCGGAGCGGAAGCTCTCCGGTGCCGACAACACACTTGACCGCGAATCCGCAGACGCCGTGCTCGACGAGATCAACGAGAAGGCCGTCGAAGAGGCGCTGAAGATCAAGGAAGCGGGCGAGGGCGAGGTCACTGTGATCTCCGTCGGACCCGACCGCGCCACCGACGCCATCCGCAAGGCGCTGTCCATGGGCGCCGACAAGGCCATCCACGTCTCCGACGAGGTGCTGCACGGCTCCGACGCCATCGCCACCGCCAAGGTGCTCGCCGCCGCGATCCGCAAGGTCGAGGGCTTCGACCTGATCATCGCCGGCAACGAAGCGTCCGACGGCCGCGGCGCCGCCGTGCCGGCGATCGTCGCCGAGCTGCTCGGCCTGCCGCAGCTGACCTACGTGCGCCAGCTGACCGTCGAGGGCACCAGCGTGAAGGCCGACCGCGAGACCGAGGACGGCATCACCCACCTCGAGGCGAACCTGCCCGCGCTCGTGAGCGTCGGCGAGAAGATCAACGAGCCGCGTTACCCGTCGTTCAAGGGCATCATGGCCGCGAAGAAGAAGCCGGTCGAGACGTTCACCGTCGCCGACCTCGGCATCGACGCGGGCGAGGTCGGTCTCGCCAACGCGTGGTCCACCGTGCTCGAGTCGTCTCCCAAGCCGCCGCGCACCGCGGGCGAGAAGGTGGAGGACGAGGGCGACGGCGGCACCAAGGTCGCCGAGTA
- a CDS encoding glycoside hydrolase family 57 protein translates to MTPPASEGTFCLVLHSHLPWLPHHGSWPVGEEWLYQAWAHSYLPVVDLLQRFAAEGRREVLTLGMTPVLAAQLDDPYAIRACHDWLGDWQLRARHASTLWGGDPLLRDLAAAEHQTAVRATEELETRWRHGFSPILRSLVDSDTIELLGGPLAHPFQPLLDEDVRAFALREGLADAQLRVGRRPEGIWAPECGYEPGMERGYAAAGVQRFLVDGPSLHGDTSTARTVGSSDVVCFGRDLEVTYRVWSPKAGYPGHAAYRDFHTWAHEVGLKASRVTGKQVPPHEKAPYDPALAAGVLGTHVKDFVDTVVARLRSLREQHGRESLVVAAYDTELFGHWWHEGPAWLEGVLRALPEVGVRVTTLQGALEAGHVGAPIDLPASSWGSGKDWRVWDGEQVADMVQDNTALQKRLLDLVSGHFGEHGGTARDTVADQAVAEAMLALSSDWAFMVTKDSAADYARRRARVHASRFDELAGLLRSGDHARGHELAAEYRRADGPFGQLDARQLLPHK, encoded by the coding sequence GTGACTCCGCCTGCCTCGGAAGGCACTTTTTGCCTCGTCCTGCACAGCCACCTGCCCTGGTTGCCGCACCACGGCAGCTGGCCCGTCGGCGAGGAGTGGCTCTACCAGGCGTGGGCGCATTCGTACCTGCCGGTCGTCGACCTGCTGCAGCGTTTCGCCGCTGAGGGGCGACGCGAGGTCCTGACGCTCGGCATGACGCCCGTGCTCGCGGCGCAGCTCGACGATCCGTACGCGATCCGTGCGTGCCACGACTGGCTCGGCGACTGGCAGCTGCGCGCGCGGCACGCGTCGACGCTGTGGGGCGGCGACCCGCTCCTGCGCGACCTGGCCGCGGCCGAGCACCAGACAGCCGTGCGCGCGACGGAGGAGCTGGAGACACGCTGGCGCCACGGGTTCTCGCCGATCCTGCGGTCACTTGTGGACAGTGACACGATCGAACTGCTGGGGGGGCCGCTCGCGCACCCGTTTCAGCCGTTGCTGGACGAGGACGTCCGCGCGTTCGCTTTGCGCGAAGGCCTGGCCGATGCGCAGCTGCGCGTTGGGCGGCGGCCAGAGGGCATCTGGGCGCCGGAATGCGGCTACGAGCCCGGGATGGAACGGGGTTACGCCGCGGCGGGCGTGCAGCGGTTCCTCGTCGACGGGCCGTCGCTGCACGGCGACACGTCGACGGCGCGCACGGTCGGCTCGTCGGACGTGGTGTGTTTCGGGCGCGATCTCGAGGTGACGTACCGGGTCTGGTCGCCGAAAGCCGGCTACCCGGGGCACGCGGCGTACCGCGATTTCCACACGTGGGCGCACGAAGTGGGGTTGAAGGCTTCGCGCGTCACCGGCAAGCAGGTGCCGCCGCATGAGAAGGCGCCGTACGACCCGGCGCTGGCGGCCGGCGTGCTCGGTACGCACGTGAAGGACTTCGTCGACACGGTCGTCGCGCGGCTGCGTTCGCTGCGGGAGCAGCACGGACGTGAGTCGCTTGTGGTCGCGGCGTACGACACGGAGCTGTTCGGGCACTGGTGGCACGAGGGTCCCGCGTGGCTCGAGGGGGTGCTGCGCGCGTTGCCCGAGGTGGGTGTGCGCGTGACGACGCTGCAGGGCGCGCTGGAGGCCGGCCATGTGGGGGCGCCGATCGACCTGCCGGCGTCGTCGTGGGGCTCGGGCAAGGACTGGCGCGTTTGGGACGGCGAGCAGGTGGCCGACATGGTGCAGGACAACACCGCGTTGCAGAAACGCTTGCTGGACCTCGTTTCCGGGCACTTCGGAGAGCACGGGGGGACCGCTCGCGACACCGTGGCCGATCAGGCCGTCGCGGAGGCGATGCTGGCGTTGTCGAGTGACTGGGCGTTCATGGTCACCAAGGACTCCGCCGCGGATTACGCGCGCCGGCGCGCCCGCGTGCACGCCTCGCGTTTCGACGAGCTCGCCGGGCTGCTGCGCTCCGGCGACCACGCCCGCGGGCACGAGCTCGCGGCGGAGTACCGCCGCGCCGATGGACCGTTCGGACAGCTGGACGCACGACAGCTGCTGCCACACAAGTGA
- a CDS encoding DegV family protein: MPAHIAVVTDSTSCLPDKLAARWGIGVVQVQLHVGDQTDDEHRFDRNELIAAMKSGHNVTTSPPDPGAFFWTYQDAAARGASAIVSLHISGRLSDTVQAAREAAQQVRIPVHIIDSGTASMSLGYAAVSAARVAGAGGQLARVLEAAERRVRAATELIYVDTLEYLRRTGRVGAAQSLVGTAFSIKPLLTVRNGEVSPLARVPGAKRAMNRLVDLAVKAAGDQRVDVAVTRFGSDETEVVRRLRDRIPGITDVVVGDASTVIGAHVGPGALSITVSPT; the protein is encoded by the coding sequence ATGCCCGCGCACATCGCCGTAGTCACGGACTCGACCTCGTGCCTGCCCGACAAACTCGCCGCCCGTTGGGGCATCGGCGTGGTGCAGGTTCAGCTGCACGTCGGGGATCAGACGGACGACGAACACCGGTTCGACCGCAACGAGCTCATCGCCGCCATGAAGTCCGGCCACAACGTCACCACCTCGCCGCCCGACCCGGGTGCGTTCTTCTGGACGTACCAGGACGCCGCCGCGCGCGGCGCGTCCGCCATCGTCAGCCTGCACATCTCCGGTCGCCTTTCGGACACCGTGCAGGCGGCGCGCGAGGCGGCGCAGCAGGTCCGGATCCCCGTGCACATCATCGACAGCGGAACGGCCAGCATGAGCCTCGGCTACGCAGCGGTGTCGGCCGCGCGCGTCGCCGGCGCCGGCGGTCAGCTCGCGCGCGTGCTCGAGGCCGCCGAGCGCCGCGTGCGCGCCGCCACCGAGCTGATCTACGTGGACACGCTCGAGTACCTCCGGCGCACGGGACGCGTCGGAGCCGCCCAGTCGCTGGTGGGTACGGCGTTCTCGATCAAGCCGTTACTCACTGTCCGTAATGGTGAAGTCTCGCCGCTGGCGCGCGTTCCCGGCGCGAAACGCGCGATGAACCGTCTGGTGGACCTCGCGGTGAAGGCCGCGGGCGACCAACGCGTGGACGTCGCCGTGACGCGCTTCGGCTCGGACGAGACCGAGGTCGTCCGGCGTCTGAGGGACCGGATCCCCGGTATCACGGACGTCGTGGTCGGCGACGCGAGCACGGTGATCGGCGCGCACGTCGGCCCGGGCGCGCTGAGCATCACGGTGTCGCCGACCTGA